In Paenibacillus hexagrammi, the following are encoded in one genomic region:
- a CDS encoding YheC/YheD family endospore coat-associated protein, producing MAYILQERNQPPTLAILTVKDNKRRIFRGNLDNFIDLIRTGNEMGVDAYVVTTSDFSLSSSRMMGYRYDFEKKKWSRELVPAPHVVYNRIPYRKMELKPDVQQVLQTCMRSGQVEIFNPSFFNKLTLFEWLNKSKEGKPFIPETLQLNAVGDLNQLLRRHTVLYLKPAKGKAGKGIMRLERISAKNKQAEYRLSRQENKNMEISTHQSIESLWQAFNKYRGYKEYIAQQGITLTRFKQRAYDLRALIQKSSKGTWLVSGIGARVAGKASITTHVPRGGSIDNPLKLLTQAFGAKEAGRILKRAKSAAVTLAKAIEKSSGSHLGEMSMDLGVDTSGRIWFFEANSKPMKFDEPEIRRKSLERIIGYSLYLTNSGKRR from the coding sequence ATGGCCTATATCCTTCAAGAGCGGAATCAGCCTCCTACGCTCGCCATCTTGACCGTCAAGGACAACAAACGACGAATCTTTCGCGGCAACCTGGATAATTTCATCGACCTCATTCGAACCGGAAATGAAATGGGCGTTGACGCTTACGTGGTAACAACATCCGACTTCTCGCTCTCAAGTTCTCGCATGATGGGCTATCGGTACGACTTTGAGAAAAAGAAATGGAGCAGGGAACTTGTTCCCGCTCCCCACGTTGTCTACAACCGAATCCCCTATCGGAAAATGGAGCTGAAGCCTGACGTGCAGCAGGTCCTTCAAACGTGCATGCGCAGCGGTCAAGTAGAAATATTCAATCCATCCTTCTTCAATAAACTGACGCTATTCGAATGGTTGAACAAGTCCAAAGAAGGCAAACCGTTCATTCCGGAAACCCTGCAATTAAATGCCGTCGGCGATTTAAACCAATTGCTTAGACGCCATACGGTCCTCTATCTGAAACCGGCTAAGGGTAAAGCCGGCAAAGGAATCATGCGGCTGGAACGTATCTCCGCCAAGAACAAGCAGGCCGAATACCGATTAAGCAGGCAGGAAAACAAGAATATGGAGATTTCGACCCACCAGTCCATCGAATCCCTTTGGCAAGCGTTTAATAAATATCGCGGCTATAAGGAATATATTGCCCAGCAAGGAATCACATTAACGAGATTTAAGCAGCGTGCTTACGATCTTCGGGCTTTGATCCAAAAATCGTCCAAAGGAACCTGGCTTGTATCCGGTATCGGCGCCCGGGTTGCCGGCAAAGCAAGCATCACCACTCACGTACCTCGCGGCGGTTCCATTGACAACCCTCTCAAGCTGCTGACTCAGGCATTTGGAGCTAAGGAAGCCGGGCGTATACTGAAACGTGCCAAGTCTGCCGCTGTTACACTGGCAAAGGCCATTGAGAAATCATCCGGCAGCCACTTAGGAGAAATGTCAATGGACTTAGGCGTAGATACTTCCGGACGTATCTGGTTCTTTGAAGCAAATTCGAAGCCGATGAAATTCGATGAACCTGAGATTCGCCGTAAGTCCTTAGAACGTATCATAGGATACAGTCTCTATTTAACTAACTCAGGTAAAAGAAGGTGA
- a CDS encoding ArsR/SmtB family transcription factor, whose product MEHLIQELCDASCSGTGAAEQLSGRKQIDEAQAAGMAELFKALGDATRIKMIYALLNRELCVHDLSVVLGMGQSAVSHQLRYLRNLQIVKRRKEGKTVYYSLDDSHIEQIFLQTLQHLQHM is encoded by the coding sequence ATGGAACATCTGATTCAGGAGCTTTGCGATGCATCGTGTTCGGGGACCGGGGCTGCAGAGCAGTTATCGGGTCGCAAGCAAATTGACGAGGCCCAGGCTGCCGGAATGGCTGAACTATTTAAGGCATTAGGAGATGCTACGAGAATCAAAATGATATATGCACTACTCAACCGTGAGCTGTGCGTACATGATCTATCCGTTGTTCTGGGAATGGGGCAATCGGCGGTATCCCATCAATTGAGATATTTGCGCAACTTACAGATCGTCAAGAGGCGAAAGGAAGGGAAAACAGTTTATTATTCGCTGGATGATAGTCATATTGAACAAATTTTCTTGCAGACGCTGCAGCACTTGCAGCATATGTAG
- a CDS encoding YheC/YheD family endospore coat-associated protein, producing MAPQRLGILAVYLSKARLEELSFFRKLSHEGKKLGLQVEVFTPDDVDSSNQVRTLVYDAEQKKWIRRKASFPPIIYDRARYQGSGKYQILKAFRKKHSDLIYLSRPLANKWFMHQTLSEDEEIRKYIPATVRFSTTLELMKFLKKHKLIYVKPKNGTGGRGILRIEQIGHDLYLLQGRSQQRTILTPYRSNEKQLMIKLNTMKLTPDYVVQQGIPLTLKDGRVHDYRLLIQKNGSGEWEVTGCAGRIGPHRSITSNLHGGGSAVALNKLLTKRFSSAEKIEKIKEDLDSFAHKLAKFLEGKFGKLCELGLDIAIDPKGEIWLLEVNPKPSREIFRRTGQTLAYQKAIIRPLEYALWVLKQKENQSKQPNKVEP from the coding sequence TTGGCTCCACAACGACTGGGCATACTCGCCGTTTATTTAAGCAAGGCTCGGCTGGAGGAGCTGTCTTTTTTCCGAAAGCTAAGTCATGAAGGAAAGAAGTTGGGACTTCAAGTCGAGGTTTTTACTCCTGATGATGTTGATAGCAGCAATCAAGTGCGAACTCTGGTTTATGATGCCGAGCAAAAGAAATGGATTCGCAGAAAAGCATCCTTCCCGCCTATCATCTATGACCGTGCTCGCTACCAAGGCTCAGGCAAGTATCAGATTTTGAAAGCCTTTCGAAAAAAGCATTCCGATCTCATCTATTTAAGCAGACCGCTTGCGAACAAATGGTTCATGCACCAAACCCTCTCCGAAGACGAAGAAATTCGTAAGTACATTCCTGCTACCGTTCGTTTCAGCACAACTCTTGAGCTGATGAAGTTTTTAAAGAAGCATAAACTGATCTATGTGAAGCCAAAGAACGGTACAGGAGGAAGAGGCATCCTGCGAATTGAGCAGATCGGCCACGACTTGTACCTGCTCCAGGGCCGCAGCCAACAGCGCACCATTTTGACTCCCTACCGTTCCAATGAAAAACAGCTGATGATCAAGCTAAATACGATGAAGCTCACCCCGGATTATGTCGTCCAGCAAGGTATTCCTCTTACGCTGAAGGACGGGCGTGTACACGACTATCGCCTTCTGATTCAGAAGAACGGCAGTGGAGAGTGGGAGGTTACCGGCTGCGCAGGCCGGATTGGTCCTCACCGCAGTATCACCTCCAATCTTCACGGCGGTGGGAGCGCTGTAGCACTCAACAAACTGCTTACCAAGCGTTTTTCCTCAGCTGAGAAAATTGAAAAAATCAAAGAAGATTTGGATAGCTTTGCCCATAAGCTGGCCAAATTCCTGGAAGGCAAATTCGGCAAGCTGTGCGAGCTTGGACTGGATATTGCCATTGACCCGAAGGGAGAAATTTGGCTGCTTGAGGTGAATCCTAAGCCATCCCGTGAAATCTTTCGGCGTACAGGGCAAACCTTAGCGTATCAGAAGGCGATTATACGTCCCCTGGAATATGCGTTATGGGTGCTCAAACAGAAAGAGAATCAGTCCAAACAACCCAATAAAGTGGAGCCTTAG
- a CDS encoding YheC/YheD family endospore coat-associated protein — translation MSLTTCMLHAVKRTDRSVYLTSELVKALRLTGVKTITVKAGSKSASLPVRLIKKPGQHMYIPLSLMSSLRIPRIGSVLAASNNNKEIRIGPMIGILTNVSGSSTSPFGSITGFIRQIMNTSANKSFHFAFSPRDVNWAQETVSGIVPKAGGGWVRKTFPLPDVVYNRMSSRKAEKTAGIASFKERFVRRGIPLFNWSFFDKWDVYKMLDGDEVFKFVPESRLNPSAEQIKDMLDRHKFIYLKPTAGSLGIGIYRVTYNPKRGYFVRYRKAGKNVLIRYAKFEGLMRMLGTGRGRLTNYVAQQGIRLIEIDSCPIDFRFHMTKNGTNNWVVAAIGAKKAGKGSVTTHIRNGGQLMTIEQVLRQVYGSRAEQVLSNAKETAIKLAEGIENNYDHLLGELGFDIGIDQNEKIWMFEANAKPGRSIFKHPSLKEGDKASLNNVYEHCLYLSRFRPRRES, via the coding sequence ATGAGTTTGACAACGTGTATGCTCCATGCCGTAAAACGAACAGACCGATCCGTCTACTTAACAAGCGAGCTCGTCAAAGCTTTACGGTTAACCGGCGTCAAAACGATTACCGTAAAAGCCGGCAGCAAATCCGCTAGCCTCCCGGTACGTCTGATCAAAAAGCCTGGCCAGCATATGTATATTCCGCTTTCTTTAATGAGCAGTCTACGTATTCCCCGAATTGGCAGTGTACTGGCTGCAAGCAATAACAATAAAGAAATTCGTATCGGGCCGATGATCGGAATCTTAACGAATGTATCCGGAAGCAGCACCTCCCCCTTCGGCTCCATAACCGGATTTATCCGGCAAATTATGAATACTAGTGCGAATAAATCCTTTCATTTTGCCTTTAGTCCCCGAGATGTGAATTGGGCCCAAGAAACGGTATCGGGCATAGTTCCCAAAGCCGGGGGAGGATGGGTCCGCAAAACATTCCCGCTTCCCGACGTCGTGTATAACCGGATGTCCAGCCGCAAAGCGGAGAAGACGGCCGGGATCGCAAGCTTTAAAGAACGCTTCGTTCGCAGAGGGATCCCGCTCTTTAACTGGAGCTTCTTTGATAAGTGGGATGTGTACAAAATGCTGGACGGAGACGAGGTCTTCAAATTTGTCCCCGAATCGCGCCTTAACCCTTCCGCGGAGCAAATCAAGGATATGCTGGATCGGCATAAATTCATTTACTTGAAGCCGACGGCAGGTAGTCTCGGCATCGGTATTTATAGAGTCACCTATAATCCGAAGCGCGGTTACTTTGTACGCTACCGGAAAGCCGGCAAGAACGTACTCATCCGATATGCAAAATTCGAGGGCTTGATGCGCATGCTTGGCACCGGTCGCGGACGTCTCACGAATTATGTGGCGCAGCAAGGAATCCGCCTGATTGAGATTGACAGTTGTCCCATCGACTTCCGATTCCATATGACCAAGAATGGTACCAATAACTGGGTTGTTGCTGCAATTGGCGCTAAGAAAGCAGGGAAGGGCAGCGTAACCACCCATATCCGAAACGGCGGTCAATTGATGACCATCGAGCAGGTACTCCGGCAAGTCTATGGAAGCCGGGCCGAGCAAGTGCTTTCGAATGCCAAGGAAACGGCTATCAAGCTGGCTGAAGGGATTGAGAATAACTACGATCATTTACTAGGTGAGCTCGGCTTCGATATCGGTATTGATCAGAACGAGAAAATATGGATGTTTGAAGCCAATGCCAAACCCGGAAGATCGATCTTCAAGCACCCTTCCTTAAAAGAAGGGGATAAAGCTTCACTCAATAACGTGTACGAACATTGCTTGTATTTGAGCCGTTTCCGCCCAAGGAGGGAAAGTTAA
- a CDS encoding YheC/YheD family endospore coat-associated protein: MQSNASPLLGIMVTELKRRLPFASSRFYEQLTLAGDALGIQVFVFSPNRINWQQRTIAGHSYAHETRSWKKDTFPLPSFIYDRCFFSGKDTYLQYRFHVRKLRETPGVRFLGYGLKGKWEVQQMLQQEAELSPYLPATAVFTDEYMLKDWLKERQQLFLKPQGGSQGKGAVHLQVVSDSDGMRSFIIHGRDSRNVPLHVRFSDWTECMSYLHGLIGRRPYLVQKYLPLHTSDGTAYDIRCFVQKNRRGLWETVGMAARAGQPGSVTSNLHGGGKALEVLSFLSGQFGENRAGVLVDTLYKLSEIIPSTLESSHGRLAELGIDFGVDTSGQIWILEVNSKPGRTIFSRTGDTKARIQSIVNPVRYAAYLWKTSSPGTVAPYRKSTVYPASMIVKTHIQG, encoded by the coding sequence ATGCAGAGTAACGCTTCCCCTTTATTGGGGATTATGGTGACCGAGCTAAAGCGTAGGCTGCCTTTTGCCAGCTCTCGATTCTACGAGCAGCTGACACTGGCCGGAGATGCCTTAGGAATTCAAGTGTTCGTCTTTTCGCCCAATCGAATCAATTGGCAGCAGCGTACAATAGCAGGGCATTCCTATGCTCATGAGACTAGATCGTGGAAAAAGGATACGTTCCCGCTCCCTTCTTTCATCTACGACCGCTGCTTTTTTTCGGGAAAGGACACCTATCTGCAGTACCGGTTCCATGTGCGTAAACTGCGCGAAACTCCAGGCGTTCGCTTCTTGGGCTACGGACTTAAGGGCAAGTGGGAAGTACAGCAAATGCTCCAGCAGGAAGCTGAGCTATCACCTTACTTGCCTGCAACGGCCGTATTCACCGATGAGTATATGCTGAAGGACTGGCTGAAGGAACGCCAGCAGCTATTCTTGAAGCCGCAAGGCGGCAGTCAAGGGAAAGGCGCCGTTCATCTGCAGGTCGTCAGCGATTCGGATGGAATGCGCTCTTTCATCATCCATGGGCGTGATTCCCGTAACGTACCATTGCACGTACGATTCTCTGACTGGACTGAATGTATGAGTTATCTTCACGGCTTGATAGGGCGAAGGCCTTATCTGGTCCAAAAGTATTTACCGCTTCATACCTCTGATGGAACTGCCTATGACATCCGCTGCTTTGTACAGAAGAATCGCAGAGGACTATGGGAGACCGTAGGTATGGCGGCACGAGCAGGGCAGCCAGGAAGCGTGACCTCCAACCTTCATGGGGGAGGCAAAGCTCTAGAAGTTCTATCCTTTCTGTCCGGACAGTTCGGCGAGAATAGAGCCGGCGTCCTAGTTGATACTCTTTACAAGCTTTCCGAAATCATTCCTTCCACGCTGGAATCCTCACATGGAAGACTTGCTGAGCTTGGCATTGATTTCGGAGTTGACACGTCCGGCCAAATTTGGATTCTAGAAGTCAATTCCAAGCCGGGGCGAACGATATTCTCACGAACCGGCGATACAAAAGCACGCATTCAATCCATCGTAAATCCAGTCCGATATGCCGCCTACCTATGGAAGACATCTTCTCCCGGAACGGTGGCGCCTTACCGTAAGTCAACCGTTTACCCGGCTTCCATGATCGTCAAGACCCATATACAGGGATAA